The following are from one region of the Aspergillus luchuensis IFO 4308 DNA, chromosome 4, nearly complete sequence genome:
- a CDS encoding NmrA family NAD(P)-binding protein (COG:K;~EggNog:ENOG410PHQK;~InterPro:IPR036291,IPR008030;~PFAM:PF05368) codes for MTQQRKTIAVVNATGRQAASLIRVASAVGHHVRAQIHSLKGLIAEELQTLPNVTLFQGPLLGNTELMDSLFQGANLAFINTTSQSGDEVAIGRALADAAKRAGTIQHYVYSSMPDHSVHGPWPPVPLWAPKFTVENYIRQLGLPSTFVYAGIYNNNFTSLPYPLFQMELMQDGSFEWHAPFDPDIPLPWLDAEHDVGPALLQIFKDGPKKWNGHRIALTFETLSPNQVCAAFSRALGRPCRYVRVPKVEVKVNIPPGYREQLEAIEVVFGQCDAPYFPQPEFSRPAAGSPKGLGPANGKGAGAGMMQGPGGVISLRVTDEARHLWQGWRDMEEYAREVFPVEEEANGLDWML; via the exons ATGACACAACAAAGAAAGACCATTGCCGTGGTGAACGCTACGGGTCGCCAGGCGGCGTCTCTGATCCGTGTCGCTTCGGCAGTGGGCCACCATGTTCGCGCTCAGATCCATTCGCTCAAGGGCCTCATCGCGGAGGAATTACAAACCCTGCCCAATGTCACTCTCTTCCAGGGTCCCCTTCTAGGCAACACAGAGCTGATGGACTCCCTGTTCCAAGGGGCCAATCTTGCGTTCATCAACACGACCTCCCAGTCTGGCGACGAAGTCGCGATCGGACGCGCCTTGGCCGATGCCGCCAAGCGAGCAGGAACCATTCAACACTACGTCTACAGCAGTATGCCCGACCACTCTGTGCATGGACCATGGCCTCCGGTGCCCCTTTGGGCTCCCAAGTTCACCGTGGAGAATTACATTCGTCAACTCGGTCTGCCCTCGACTTTCGTCTACGCCGGaatctacaacaacaactttaCGAGTCTACCATACCCCCTCTTCCAGATGGAGCTGATGCAGGACGGAAGCTTCGAGTGGCACGCACCTTTCGACCCGGATATTCCTCTCCCCTGGCTGGATGCTGAGCATGATGTGGGACCGGCGCTGCTGCAGATCTTCAAGGATGGGCCCAAGAAGTGGAATGGTCATCG GATCGCCCTCACATTCGAGACGCTCTCCCCGAACCAGGTCTGTGCGGCATTTTCGCGCGCTCTCGGTCGCCCATGCCGCTACGTTCGCGTGCCCAAGGTCGAAGTCAAGGTCAACATCCCGCCCGGCTATCGGGAACAATTGGAAGCCATTGAGGTGGTGTTTGGACAGTGCGATGCACCCTACTTCCCGCAGCCCGAATTCTCCCGCCCTGCGGCCGGGTCACCGAAGGGCCTGGGCCCAGCCAATGGCAAAGGTGCGGGTGCGGGAATGATGCAGGGTCCCGGAGGGGTCATATCATTGCGTGTTACGGATGAGGCCCGGCACCTGTGGCAGGGCTGGCGAGACATGGAGGAATACGCGCGTGAGGTCTTCCccgtggaagaggaagcgaaCGGGCTGGACTGGATGTTGTGA
- a CDS encoding histone chaperone napB (COG:L;~EggNog:ENOG410PQDW;~InterPro:IPR037231,IPR002164;~PFAM:PF00956;~go_component: GO:0005634 - nucleus [Evidence IEA];~go_process: GO:0006334 - nucleosome assembly [Evidence IEA]), protein MSAEEQQANTSLLERIQRPEVSKETAKKISLIEEQFARAEVEQLRQSTLLLRPLFEKRSQVIAEPDLRDTFWTRVMLNAPAEVEEYITMTDATILASTLKNLTVERFEIDEKGQGEPRSFRLTFEFRTGDENPYFENEKLVKTFYWRKQVITTPKGHKRTWDGLVSEPVRINWKKDQDPTKGLLDAACDLAEAEKKGGDRKKLPEFTKVLEKKDEIEAAEDQEMGDDEDELPEDGPGGMSFFAFFGYRGSDVTAEQSETATKEDNEKFEKLLKGEPVEGENEEDDDEDDDIEDEFDDIEVFPGGEELAIAIAEDLWPNALKYYVTDQAIEEVDFDDSELDISGDEEEDENDRPRKKTKV, encoded by the exons atgtctgctgAGGAACAACAAGCTAACACGTCGCTGTTGGAGCGCATTCAGCGCCCCGAGGTGAGCAAGgagacggcgaagaagattTCTTTGATTGAGGAGCAGTTTGCTAGGGCGGAGGTGGAGCAGT TGCGCCAGTCTACTCTCCTGCTTCGTCCTCTGTTCGAAAAGCGCAGCCAGGTCATCGCCGAGCCGGATTTGCGCGACACCTTCTGGACTCGTGTCATGCTCAATGCGCCCGCCGAGGTCGAGGAATACATCACCATGACCGATGCCACGATTCTCGCTTCGACTCTTAAGAACCTGACCGTGGAGCGTTTCGAAATCGATGAGAAGGGCCAGGGCGAGCCCCGCAGCTTCCGCTTGACCTTTGAGTTCCGTACCGGCGATGAGAACCCTTACTTTGAGAACGAGAAGCTCGTCAAGACCTTCTACTGGCGCAAGCAGGTCATCACTACCCCCAAGGGTCACAAGCGCACTTGGGACGGTCTGGTCTCTGAGCCTGTCCGCATCAACTGGAAGAAGGACCAGGATCCTACCAAGGGTCTGCTGGACGCTGCTTGCGACCTTgctgaggcggagaagaagggcggAGACCGCAAGAAGCTGCCTGAGTTCACCAAGGTCcttgagaagaaggatgagatTGAGGCTGCTGAGGACCAGGagatgggtgatgatgaggatgagctcCCTGAGGATGGCCCCGGTGGTATGAGCTTCTTCGCTTTCTTCGGCTACCGTGGCAGCGATGTCACTGCTGAGCAGTCTGAGACCGCGACCAAGGAGGACAACGAGAAATTTGAGAAGCTTCTCAAGGGCGAGCCTGTTGAGGgcgagaatgaggaggatgatgacgaggatgacgacaTTGAGGATGAGTTCGATGACATTGAGGTCTTCCctggtggtgaggagctCGCTATTGCGATCGCTGAGGACCTCTGGCCCAACGCTCTGAAGTACTATG TCACGGATCAGGCCATCGAGGAGGTCGACTTTGACGACAGCGAGCTTGATATCTCaggagacgaggaggaggacgagaacGACCGTCCccgcaagaagaccaaggtctAA
- a CDS encoding SNARE domain protein (COG:U;~EggNog:ENOG410PIQ4;~InterPro:IPR010989,IPR000727,IPR015260;~PFAM:PF09177;~go_component: GO:0016020 - membrane [Evidence IEA];~go_process: GO:0016192 - vesicle-mediated transport [Evidence IEA];~go_process: GO:0048193 - Golgi vesicle transport [Evidence IEA]) produces MDHTDPFLQVQADVLSTLQSTRPLFSSYLRIRSLAKSPNNPELQQARSELETTLTDLTADLDDLVESVRAIEQDPYRFGLELEEVQRRRILVNDVGAEVEKMREELQRTVTASSGGKGTTGALPNPADFDNVLSPSAEDQGDDYYAAMEQQRQMELMHEQDEQLDGVFRTVGNLRQQADDMGRELEEQGVMIDEVDTLADRVGGKLQNGMSRLKYIIRKNEGKWLHF; encoded by the exons ATGGACCACACAGACCCCTTCCTCCAAGTCCAAGC CGACGTCCTCTCAACCCTCCAATCCACACgacctctcttctcctcctatCTCCGCATTCGTTCCCTTGCCAAATCGCCCAATAACCCAGAGCTCCAACAAGCGCGCTCCGAGCTCGAGACAACCCTCACCGATCTAACCGCGGACCTCGACGATCTAGTCGAGAGTGTGCGTGCAATCGAGCAAGATCCATATCGATTCGGTCTAGAActggaagaagtccagcGCCGACGAATTCTCGTTAATGATGTCGGTGCCGAGGTCGAAAAGATGAGGGAGGAGTTGCAGAGGACAGTTACAGCTTCGAGTGGTGGGAAGGGCACGACTGGTGCGCTGCCGAACCCGGCTGACTTTGATAATGTCTTGTCGCCGTCGGCGGAGGATCAGGGAGATGATTACTATGCTGCGATGGAGCAGCAACGACAGATGGAGTTGATGCACGAACAAGATGAGCAGTTGGATGGGGTGTTTCGCACGGTGGGGAACCTGCGACAGCAGGCTGATGATATGGGGAGAGAGTTGGAGGAACAGGGGGTCATGATAGATGAAGTGGATACGTTGGCCGACCGGGTGGGCGGCAAGTTGCAGAATGGCATGTCAAGGCTGAAATACATCATACGGAAGAATGAGGGTAAGTGGTTACACTTTTGA